A part of Setaria viridis chromosome 8, Setaria_viridis_v4.0, whole genome shotgun sequence genomic DNA contains:
- the LOC117834028 gene encoding uncharacterized protein isoform X2 — protein sequence MGWASRFLTAVTFLAAGVLFAPDALRLGGSGSGAAPAAARLVHLLAFATAWGAGLWVAFIGGTIMFRYLPRHQFGSLLGKMFPAYFMLISACSAVSVAAFAYLHPWKTASTIERYQLGSLLLALGCNLSNLLVITPMMVEACTLVG from the exons ATGGGGTGGGCGTCGCGGTTCCTGACGGCGGTGACGTTCCTCGCCGCGGGGGTCCTCTTCGCGCCCGACGCGCTGCGCCtcggcggctccggctccggcgcagcaccggcggcggcgaggctggtCCACCTCCTCGCCTTCGCCACCGCCTGGGGTGCCGGCCTCTGGGTCGCCTTCATCGGCGGCACCATCATGTTCAG GTACTTACCGAGGCACCAGTTTGGAAGTCTGCTGGGGAAGATGTTCCCGGCGTACTTCATGTTGATATCAGCATGTTCGGCCGTATCCGTGGCGGCGTTCGCGTACCTGCACCCCTGGAAGACGGCATCGACCATCGAGCGCTACCAGCTTGGATCCCTTCTTTTGGCCCTTGGCTGCAACCTGTCAAACCTCCTAGTCATCACGCCTATGATGGTCGAG GCTTGTACTTTGGTTGGTTGA
- the LOC117834028 gene encoding uncharacterized protein isoform X1 — protein sequence MGWASRFLTAVTFLAAGVLFAPDALRLGGSGSGAAPAAARLVHLLAFATAWGAGLWVAFIGGTIMFRYLPRHQFGSLLGKMFPAYFMLISACSAVSVAAFAYLHPWKTASTIERYQLGSLLLALGCNLSNLLVITPMMVEVKHFVHGPFSFLCTS from the exons ATGGGGTGGGCGTCGCGGTTCCTGACGGCGGTGACGTTCCTCGCCGCGGGGGTCCTCTTCGCGCCCGACGCGCTGCGCCtcggcggctccggctccggcgcagcaccggcggcggcgaggctggtCCACCTCCTCGCCTTCGCCACCGCCTGGGGTGCCGGCCTCTGGGTCGCCTTCATCGGCGGCACCATCATGTTCAG GTACTTACCGAGGCACCAGTTTGGAAGTCTGCTGGGGAAGATGTTCCCGGCGTACTTCATGTTGATATCAGCATGTTCGGCCGTATCCGTGGCGGCGTTCGCGTACCTGCACCCCTGGAAGACGGCATCGACCATCGAGCGCTACCAGCTTGGATCCCTTCTTTTGGCCCTTGGCTGCAACCTGTCAAACCTCCTAGTCATCACGCCTATGATGGTCGAGGTGAAACACTTTGTTCATGGCCCCTTCAGCTTTTTATGCACCTCTTAG